The proteins below come from a single Dinghuibacter silviterrae genomic window:
- a CDS encoding DUF4884 domain-containing protein, with the protein MKKYWAVLPALPLALAACSPNIPIQTAKAQNNQTYKVSYLFEQDGCKVYRFFDNGNPVYFTNCNGETTKLGDSTQARTTSITHAQ; encoded by the coding sequence ATGAAAAAGTATTGGGCCGTTTTACCGGCACTTCCGCTTGCCCTTGCCGCCTGTTCCCCCAACATCCCGATCCAGACCGCGAAGGCCCAGAATAACCAGACGTATAAGGTGTCTTACCTCTTTGAGCAAGATGGATGCAAGGTGTACCGTTTTTTCGACAACGGCAACCCGGTTTATTTCACGAACTGCAACGGGGAGACAACCAAATTGGGGGACAGCACGCAGGCGCGGACGACCAGCATCACCCACGCGCAGTAG
- a CDS encoding alpha-hydroxy acid oxidase — protein MKWSYNTSYPSIDDLRDKAQRKIPRFAFEYLDGGCNEDVNLYKNTAELREVELKPYYLTRHTGSDMRTELFGHTYDAPFGIAPVGLQGLMWPNAPEILARAAFEHNIPFILSTVTTSSIERIAELTESRAWFQLYHPAENTLRDDILKRAGDAGYPVLVILSDVPTFGYRPRDIRNGLAMPPRMTFRNMLQIAGRPEWALRTLIHGQPAFATMKPYMPKGLDMKQLGLWMNKTFAGRLNEEKIAPIRDMWKGKLVIKGIASEEDAETAIRLGLDGIIVSNHGGRQLDAGESAVHSLVPIAAKYGNRIKIMMDSGVRSGPDVARAMASGAAFTFMGRSFMYGVAALGQQGGHHTISILKTQLQQVMEQICCARTSEFQRHIVR, from the coding sequence ATGAAGTGGTCCTACAATACCAGCTATCCATCCATCGACGATCTGCGTGACAAAGCTCAACGAAAGATCCCCCGCTTCGCCTTCGAATACCTCGACGGAGGTTGCAACGAAGACGTCAACCTCTACAAGAATACCGCGGAGCTTAGGGAAGTGGAGCTAAAGCCCTACTACCTCACCAGGCATACAGGATCGGATATGCGGACGGAGCTTTTCGGACACACCTACGACGCGCCCTTCGGCATCGCCCCCGTGGGACTCCAGGGTCTGATGTGGCCAAACGCCCCCGAGATCCTTGCCCGGGCCGCGTTTGAACACAATATTCCTTTTATCCTGAGCACTGTGACCACGTCCAGCATCGAGCGGATTGCCGAGCTGACCGAGAGCCGTGCCTGGTTCCAGCTCTACCACCCGGCGGAAAACACGCTCAGGGACGACATCCTCAAAAGGGCCGGGGATGCCGGTTACCCGGTGCTGGTCATTCTTTCCGACGTGCCCACGTTTGGCTACCGCCCCCGGGATATCCGCAACGGGTTGGCCATGCCCCCCCGCATGACCTTCCGGAACATGCTCCAGATCGCGGGCCGGCCTGAATGGGCGCTCCGGACCCTGATTCACGGCCAGCCGGCCTTTGCCACCATGAAGCCATACATGCCCAAAGGACTCGACATGAAACAGCTCGGGCTCTGGATGAACAAAACCTTTGCCGGCCGCCTCAACGAAGAAAAGATCGCGCCCATCCGGGACATGTGGAAAGGGAAACTGGTCATCAAGGGAATCGCCAGCGAAGAAGACGCCGAGACAGCCATCCGTCTCGGCCTGGACGGTATCATCGTCTCCAACCACGGCGGACGCCAACTGGACGCGGGAGAATCCGCCGTCCATTCCCTCGTCCCCATTGCCGCCAAATACGGCAACCGGATCAAGATCATGATGGACAGCGGTGTCCGCTCCGGCCCCGACGTCGCCCGCGCCATGGCCAGCGGAGCCGCCTTTACCTTTATGGGCCGGTCGTTTATGTACGGCGTCGCCGCGCTCGGTCAACAAGGTGGCCACCACACCATCTCGATCCTGAAAACCCAGCTCCAACAGGTCATGGAACAGATCTGCTGTGCGCGGACGTCGGAGTTTCAGCGGCACATAGTGCGGTAG
- a CDS encoding gamma-glutamyltransferase family protein — MLHLTLRHRGAPRHLPQAAHRRLPAAALLPLAAALLFAAPAAAQQTQKPPLHGTHWMAVTGKPLAAEAGAQIFQQGGNAIDAACAMLAAVCTMWDVLSWGGETQALIYNPKTGKVIAINALGFAPTGATPAFFKSKGYDFPPEYGPLAAVTPGTPGGLCYMLAEYGTLSLQQVLAPAMEMAGGYAIEAETADSFERQKARLKQWPYSKAIFLTHPGERREAPEAGEVFVQKDLLATLTKMVEAEQDALRHHKSRKEAIYAAYDRFYKGDIAREFVRGCQEQGGLITMEDLAAWKPLEEEPLHTNYRGVEVYKLQQWTQGPTMLQTLNILENFNLKDMGYNSARYIHTIYQAMNLAFADRDFYYGDPYTNTGQPMQGLLSKAYAKDRAATIDKDHNNASAAPGDPYPYEGRTNPFNSLLQQRAHLDFSHALALDESLYHDRLWRGTTSIEAADKDGWVISVTPSGGWPPACVAGHTGVGMSQRMQSFVLDSVLDPFNVVAPRKRPRVTLTPSLALRDNKPFLCFSVQGGDTQDQNLLQFFLDMVEFGMTVQEATEAPNINSDQLWLSLGGEHIEDRRPRPGRVLIGNITPPYVREELRKMGYTLTSGDRTSGPINAIFIDARHGTLWGGSSNNGEDYGIGW, encoded by the coding sequence ATGCTTCATTTAACCCTTCGACACCGCGGGGCGCCGCGCCACCTGCCGCAGGCCGCCCATCGCCGCCTGCCCGCCGCCGCGCTGCTCCCACTCGCCGCGGCGCTCCTCTTCGCCGCTCCCGCGGCAGCCCAGCAAACCCAAAAACCTCCCCTGCACGGCACCCACTGGATGGCCGTCACCGGCAAACCCCTAGCCGCCGAAGCGGGCGCCCAAATCTTCCAGCAAGGTGGCAACGCCATCGACGCCGCCTGTGCCATGCTGGCCGCCGTATGCACCATGTGGGATGTATTGAGCTGGGGTGGGGAAACCCAGGCCCTCATCTACAATCCAAAAACCGGCAAGGTGATCGCCATCAACGCCCTGGGTTTTGCCCCTACCGGCGCCACACCGGCCTTTTTTAAAAGCAAAGGCTATGATTTTCCCCCCGAATACGGCCCCCTGGCGGCCGTGACCCCGGGAACACCCGGCGGGCTTTGTTATATGCTCGCGGAATACGGTACTCTAAGCCTTCAGCAGGTCCTTGCCCCGGCGATGGAGATGGCCGGGGGCTATGCCATCGAGGCCGAAACGGCCGACAGTTTTGAGCGCCAGAAAGCAAGGCTCAAACAATGGCCCTACAGCAAGGCCATTTTCCTTACCCATCCCGGGGAGCGGAGAGAGGCCCCGGAAGCGGGAGAAGTCTTCGTCCAAAAAGACCTTTTGGCCACCCTGACCAAAATGGTGGAGGCGGAACAGGACGCCCTGCGTCATCACAAAAGCCGCAAAGAAGCCATTTACGCGGCTTACGACCGCTTTTATAAGGGAGACATCGCCCGGGAATTCGTGCGCGGCTGCCAGGAGCAGGGCGGCCTGATCACGATGGAAGACCTGGCGGCCTGGAAACCCCTTGAAGAAGAACCCCTGCACACCAACTACCGCGGTGTGGAAGTCTACAAGCTCCAGCAGTGGACTCAGGGTCCCACCATGCTGCAAACCCTGAATATCCTCGAAAATTTCAACTTGAAGGATATGGGCTACAACAGCGCCCGCTACATCCACACCATTTACCAGGCGATGAACCTTGCCTTTGCCGACCGGGACTTTTATTACGGCGACCCCTACACCAATACCGGGCAACCCATGCAGGGTCTTTTGAGCAAGGCCTATGCAAAGGACCGGGCGGCCACCATAGACAAAGACCATAATAACGCCTCGGCAGCGCCCGGCGACCCCTACCCCTACGAGGGCAGGACCAACCCCTTCAACAGCCTGCTGCAACAAAGGGCCCACCTCGATTTTTCCCACGCCCTTGCGTTGGACGAATCCCTTTACCACGACCGGCTTTGGCGGGGTACCACGAGCATCGAGGCCGCCGACAAGGACGGCTGGGTCATTTCCGTAACGCCCAGCGGCGGCTGGCCCCCTGCCTGCGTCGCGGGACATACCGGCGTGGGCATGAGCCAGCGCATGCAAAGTTTTGTCCTGGATTCCGTCCTCGACCCCTTCAACGTGGTGGCGCCCCGCAAACGTCCGCGCGTCACCCTCACCCCCTCCCTCGCACTCAGGGACAACAAGCCCTTTCTTTGTTTTAGCGTACAGGGAGGGGATACCCAGGACCAAAACCTGCTGCAGTTCTTTTTGGACATGGTTGAATTCGGGATGACCGTCCAGGAAGCCACGGAAGCACCCAATATCAATTCCGACCAGCTCTGGCTGTCGCTGGGCGGAGAACACATAGAAGACCGGCGCCCCCGCCCCGGCCGTGTCCTCATAGGCAACATTACCCCACCCTATGTACGGGAGGAGCTTCGAAAGATGGGCTACACCCTGACTTCCGGAGACAGGACGAGCGGCCCGATCAATGCCATTTTTATCGACGCCAGACACGGCACCCTCTGGGGTGGCAGCAGCAATAACGGCGAGGACTACGGCATAGGCTGGTGA
- a CDS encoding carboxymuconolactone decarboxylase family protein, which produces MFKVPSYEEVTPEAQATFDQLKRAAGKVPNLYATIGYSANALGSYMAFVQAQAKGSFHGKDREGVYLIVSEINGCEYCLASHTLSAIRNHWTEEETLQLRAGTLPDPRWKAIYAIVRSVIEHRGEVAEATLRTFFDTGFSEANLMDLMVLINVMSFTNYVYRMTRIPLDFPPAKPLV; this is translated from the coding sequence ATGTTCAAAGTTCCGTCCTACGAGGAGGTCACACCGGAAGCCCAGGCGACTTTCGACCAACTGAAACGCGCGGCAGGGAAGGTCCCGAACCTGTATGCCACCATCGGGTATTCCGCTAATGCCCTTGGCTCTTACATGGCCTTCGTACAGGCGCAGGCCAAAGGGTCTTTTCACGGCAAGGACCGTGAAGGGGTGTACCTGATCGTCTCCGAGATCAACGGGTGCGAATACTGTCTGGCCTCGCACACACTCAGCGCGATCCGGAATCACTGGACGGAAGAGGAAACGTTGCAGCTTCGGGCGGGTACGCTGCCGGACCCCCGGTGGAAGGCCATCTATGCCATCGTCCGGTCGGTCATCGAGCACCGGGGGGAGGTGGCGGAGGCAACGCTCCGGACCTTTTTCGATACGGGTTTTTCGGAAGCGAACCTGATGGACCTGATGGTGCTGATCAACGTGATGAGCTTTACCAACTATGTGTACCGGATGACCAGGATTCCCCTGGATTTTCCACCCGCTAAACCGCTCGTGTAA
- a CDS encoding S9 family peptidase, with protein MRKIYAILLLCGYFTSVHAQLTATDYAHAESMMSYNTEPLVDHGSVRPNWLPDGRFWFRDGGAFVLVDPVKKTQSPAFDQQKLAAALSTASGSTYEAGRLPFQSFAYTPDGGSIRFRADGKRWKCDLKTYQCTEDTGAGDEPAGGEFRRRGAADVVASPDGKKEAFIKDYNLWVRDIATKQETQLTTDGVKDFGYATDNAGWRHGDGPVLRWSPDSRKIATFQQDQRGVNEMYLVTTNVGAPTLKAWKYAFPGDKTIITIQRVVINVDTPQVIRLQVEPDPHRATLSDDIASSGTFDDVDWSPDARELAFVSTSRDHKNEKVRIADAATGAVREVFEETVPTQYESGQGTINWRYLPASGEFIWYSERDNWGHLYLYDAKTGQVKNQITKGDWVVTKLLKVDEKKRQLYFIADGRQPENPYFSQLYRVNFDGKNLTLLTPEPGNHAVTLSPDGNYFIDSYSKPDVPGVTVLRGIDGKLIATLAKTDISRLVAAGWKPVTPFTVKAHDGTTDLYGLMFTPTHLDPARKYPIIDYIYPGPQGGSVGSWSFAASRGDNQALAELGFIVIALEGSSNPLRSKSFHDMSYGNMAENTLPDQVAGIRQLAARYAYIDTNRVGIWGHSGGGFATADAMFRYPDFFKVGIAESGNHDNRNYEDDWGERYDGLAGASDYAAQANENYAKNLKGKLMLAHGLMDDNVPPENTLLVVEALEKANKDYDLVVFPNSPHGYGAYSLYMTRKRWDYFVRNLLGVEPPKEYQLRNKGGQ; from the coding sequence ATGAGAAAGATCTACGCGATACTCTTGCTATGCGGGTACTTTACTTCTGTCCACGCCCAGCTGACGGCAACCGACTACGCACACGCGGAAAGCATGATGAGCTACAACACGGAGCCCCTGGTGGACCACGGGAGCGTGCGTCCGAACTGGCTTCCGGACGGGCGGTTTTGGTTCAGGGACGGGGGTGCCTTCGTCCTGGTGGACCCGGTGAAAAAGACACAATCCCCGGCGTTTGATCAGCAAAAGCTGGCCGCGGCACTTTCTACGGCGAGCGGTTCGACCTACGAGGCCGGGCGGTTGCCCTTTCAGAGCTTCGCCTACACCCCTGACGGCGGATCCATCCGGTTCCGCGCGGACGGGAAGCGCTGGAAGTGCGACCTGAAGACGTATCAATGTACGGAGGATACCGGGGCGGGTGACGAACCCGCGGGCGGTGAATTCCGCCGCCGGGGAGCCGCGGACGTCGTGGCGTCACCGGACGGGAAAAAAGAGGCGTTTATAAAAGACTATAACCTGTGGGTGCGGGACATTGCCACCAAACAGGAAACCCAACTGACCACCGACGGCGTAAAAGATTTCGGTTACGCCACGGACAACGCGGGCTGGAGACACGGGGACGGTCCCGTCCTTCGCTGGTCTCCGGATTCCCGGAAAATCGCGACGTTCCAACAGGACCAGCGGGGCGTCAATGAGATGTACCTGGTGACGACCAATGTCGGCGCGCCCACGCTGAAAGCATGGAAGTATGCTTTCCCCGGGGATAAAACGATCATTACCATCCAGCGGGTGGTCATCAACGTGGATACGCCGCAGGTGATCCGTCTCCAGGTCGAACCCGATCCACACCGGGCGACCTTAAGCGACGACATCGCGAGCAGCGGTACGTTTGACGATGTGGATTGGAGCCCGGATGCCCGGGAGCTGGCTTTTGTGTCCACGTCGCGGGACCATAAGAATGAAAAGGTCCGTATCGCCGACGCCGCCACGGGGGCCGTCCGGGAAGTGTTTGAGGAAACCGTGCCCACCCAGTACGAATCGGGCCAGGGGACCATCAACTGGCGTTACCTCCCGGCTTCGGGTGAATTCATCTGGTACTCGGAAAGAGACAACTGGGGGCACCTATACCTGTACGATGCAAAGACAGGCCAGGTAAAAAACCAGATCACCAAAGGCGACTGGGTCGTGACAAAGTTGCTGAAGGTGGACGAAAAGAAACGCCAGTTGTATTTTATCGCCGATGGCCGGCAACCGGAGAATCCATATTTCAGCCAATTGTACCGCGTCAATTTCGACGGCAAAAACCTCACCCTGCTCACCCCGGAACCAGGGAACCACGCGGTGACGCTGTCCCCCGACGGGAATTATTTTATCGACAGCTATTCAAAACCCGACGTACCGGGTGTGACCGTGCTGCGTGGCATAGACGGTAAGCTGATCGCCACGCTGGCCAAAACGGACATCAGCCGGCTCGTCGCGGCGGGTTGGAAACCGGTGACGCCTTTTACGGTAAAGGCGCACGACGGCACGACCGATTTGTATGGATTGATGTTTACCCCTACGCACCTGGACCCCGCCAGGAAATATCCCATCATCGACTATATCTATCCCGGGCCACAGGGGGGTAGCGTCGGGAGCTGGTCTTTTGCTGCCTCCCGCGGGGACAACCAGGCCCTGGCGGAGCTCGGCTTTATCGTGATCGCACTCGAAGGCTCCAGCAACCCGCTCCGGTCAAAGAGTTTTCACGACATGAGCTACGGGAACATGGCGGAGAACACGCTGCCCGACCAGGTGGCCGGCATCCGGCAACTGGCGGCGCGGTATGCCTATATCGATACGAACCGCGTAGGGATCTGGGGACACTCCGGCGGCGGGTTTGCCACGGCGGACGCCATGTTCCGCTACCCCGACTTTTTCAAGGTGGGGATTGCAGAATCCGGCAACCACGACAACCGCAACTACGAAGACGACTGGGGCGAGCGGTATGACGGCCTGGCCGGCGCATCGGACTACGCCGCCCAGGCCAACGAAAACTACGCCAAGAACCTAAAGGGAAAGCTGATGCTGGCCCACGGGTTGATGGACGACAACGTTCCCCCGGAAAATACACTCCTGGTCGTGGAGGCGCTGGAAAAAGCGAACAAGGACTACGACCTTGTTGTTTTTCCCAACAGCCCGCACGGGTATGGTGCCTATTCGTTGTATATGACGCGGAAGCGGTGGGACTACTTCGTCAGGAACTTACTGGGGGTGGAGCCGCCGAAGGAGTATCAGCTTCGGAATAAAGGGGGACAGTAA
- a CDS encoding inorganic phosphate transporter translates to MTSFLINMINLPFIGEVDLQGSILLIFFLCLLCVIGFEFVNGFHDTANAVATVIYTKALKPMVAVPWSGFCNFMGVFTGGVAVAMGILKLVPLNDLMALPVQVGAVMVLSVLLASIIWNLGTWYLGIPCSSSHTLIGAMIGAGLGFTYFYHGAGVNWGKAGEIGLSLILSPLLGFGVAVLLMLFLKHVVKANSLFHIPQGENDRPPLLIRLLLITTCTLVSFFHGSNDGQKGVGLLMLILIAFLPAKFALDSSVPADKIASALAPTQQVIQRAIAANPDAKPTLDSLSNSIADAGAGVFGAAGGHGDPSHKLIYEYRKKIQSAAKALSALAASGKIQMPASDKAIVKKASGDLGKLTDYAPLWVIATISISLGIGTMIGWKRIVTTIGEKIGKEHLNYAQGATAEITAASMIGLATASGLPVSTTHVLSSGIAGAMVASGGTKNLNSGTLRNIAMAWVLTLPVSILLALGLFFVFHLFV, encoded by the coding sequence ATGACGTCCTTCCTGATCAACATGATCAACCTGCCTTTTATTGGCGAGGTTGATCTACAAGGTTCTATTTTGCTCATATTTTTCCTTTGCCTTTTGTGTGTCATCGGTTTCGAATTTGTAAACGGATTTCACGATACCGCGAACGCCGTGGCGACGGTGATCTATACAAAAGCGTTGAAACCCATGGTGGCGGTGCCCTGGTCGGGCTTCTGCAATTTCATGGGTGTATTTACCGGCGGCGTAGCCGTGGCGATGGGTATCCTGAAACTGGTGCCGCTCAACGACCTGATGGCGTTGCCGGTTCAGGTGGGGGCCGTCATGGTGTTGTCGGTGTTGCTGGCCTCCATCATCTGGAACCTGGGGACCTGGTACCTGGGTATCCCGTGTTCGAGCTCGCATACCCTGATCGGGGCGATGATCGGCGCCGGTCTGGGGTTCACGTATTTTTATCATGGTGCCGGGGTCAACTGGGGCAAGGCCGGGGAGATCGGCCTGTCGCTGATCTTGTCGCCCCTGCTCGGGTTCGGGGTCGCTGTCCTGCTGATGTTGTTTTTGAAACACGTCGTCAAGGCCAACTCCCTGTTTCACATTCCCCAGGGAGAAAACGACCGGCCCCCGCTGCTGATCCGCCTCCTGCTCATCACGACGTGTACGCTGGTCAGTTTCTTCCACGGCAGTAACGATGGACAAAAAGGGGTAGGGCTGCTGATGCTGATCCTCATCGCCTTCCTGCCGGCCAAGTTTGCGCTGGACTCTTCGGTCCCCGCGGACAAGATCGCTTCGGCCCTGGCGCCGACCCAACAGGTGATCCAACGGGCGATCGCCGCCAACCCGGATGCAAAGCCCACGCTTGATTCGCTGAGCAACAGCATCGCGGACGCGGGTGCGGGGGTGTTTGGAGCAGCCGGGGGACATGGGGATCCCAGCCACAAGCTCATATACGAATACCGGAAAAAGATCCAGTCGGCCGCCAAAGCCCTGAGTGCGTTGGCAGCCAGCGGCAAAATCCAGATGCCTGCGTCCGACAAGGCTATCGTCAAAAAAGCGTCCGGCGACCTGGGGAAACTCACCGACTATGCACCCCTCTGGGTGATCGCAACGATCTCTATCTCATTGGGTATCGGTACCATGATCGGATGGAAAAGGATCGTGACGACCATCGGCGAAAAAATCGGGAAGGAGCACCTGAACTATGCTCAGGGGGCCACCGCGGAAATCACGGCGGCGAGCATGATCGGTCTGGCCACCGCTTCCGGTCTGCCCGTGAGCACCACCCACGTATTGTCCAGCGGGATTGCCGGGGCCATGGTCGCGTCCGGCGGAACGAAGAACCTCAACAGCGGCACGCTGAGGAATATCGCCATGGCCTGGGTCCTGACGCTGCCGGTGTCGATACTGCTGGCATTGGGTCTGTTTTTTGTTTTCCATTTATTTGTTTAA